The genomic region ATCCATTCGAAGCCACTCATTTTCCCTCCGTTTAATCTTTAACAACAGGATGTCTCCGCTTCGCCTGCCGGAGGACAACAACTCTCTGAATTTGAAATTTCAGACCGAACCGTTCCCGGCTCATTCACCGTAAAGAGAGTTTTGTATGGCTCTCCCTTTAATTTTGATGCGGTATCGGTGCAGATCTCCACCCTTTTGTTCCGGGGAAAATAATGGCCTTCCTCATCCATAATCCCCTTGAAGGGACCCAGATAAATGGCCGTCTGGCCGATGAAATTGCACCCTTCCTTTTTCTCAAATTTAAATCCTCTCACGGTGAGGGAATAAAAAGGATAGCCTTCCACCTCTTTCCAGAAGGCTTTCTTAATGATTTCCAGACCGTAAAAACCGGCCTCTTCCAGATAGGCCAGAAACTCTTCCTGGGTGAGTGCCCCTGAAATACACTCACCCCAGAGCTGGGGATTCAAGGCCAGTTTGGCCGAAACAGGATCTTCAGCGATAATATCTGAAATCACCGCTCGTCCATGATCTTTTAAGACCCGCCACATTTCCGCAAAGACCTTCTTTTTATCGGCCGAGAGGTTAATCACGCAATTGGAGGTGATCAGGTCAACCGTGCGATCCTCGACCGGAATGGCTTCCAGGTATCCCTTGCGAAATTCGACTACGTCGAATTCAAGGTTCTGAGCAACCGGAATTTTGTTTCGGTCGGCCACCTCCAGCATCGATGGCGTCATGTCCACGCCAATAACCTTTCCGGTTGGACCGGTCTTTTTGGCCGCGATAAAACAATCAATGCCCCCTCCCGAACCAAGGTCCACCACGGTCTCTCCCGCTTTTACCTGTGCTTGAGAAATGGGAGAGCCGCACCCATAAAACCGGTCGATCACCTCCTGCGGAATATGGCTGATCTCTTCAGTATTAAAATTCACCGGACAACAGAGCTCTTTTTGGGGCACCTCTGCCGCTTTTCCATAAAATGCCTGTACCAGGTACCGGGTCTTTTCAACATTAAACGACAGGACACAATTCGAATGAAGAAGCGCCACCTCTTTTTCAACCTCGATTCCTGACCCATCGCTTCCGCAGGAGATGGCCCCCTCTCCCATGGCATGGTAAATGATTGGAGCTTGAAATCCCGATTTTAAATTGAATTGATTTTTCCGGCTTTCTGCCAGATCGAC from Nitrospirota bacterium harbors:
- a CDS encoding methyltransferase domain-containing protein translates to MGEGAISCGSDGSGIEVEKEVALLHSNCVLSFNVEKTRYLVQAFYGKAAEVPQKELCCPVNFNTEEISHIPQEVIDRFYGCGSPISQAQVKAGETVVDLGSGGGIDCFIAAKKTGPTGKVIGVDMTPSMLEVADRNKIPVAQNLEFDVVEFRKGYLEAIPVEDRTVDLITSNCVINLSADKKKVFAEMWRVLKDHGRAVISDIIAEDPVSAKLALNPQLWGECISGALTQEEFLAYLEEAGFYGLEIIKKAFWKEVEGYPFYSLTVRGFKFEKKEGCNFIGQTAIYLGPFKGIMDEEGHYFPRNKRVEICTDTASKLKGEPYKTLFTVNEPGTVRSEISNSESCCPPAGEAETSCC